From a region of the Nonlabens sp. Hel1_33_55 genome:
- a CDS encoding pseudouridine synthase, which produces MNHRHFLIYKPYKMVSQFITNDRHQRKKRFLGELFDFPEDCMAVGRLDETSEGLLIITTDGQLSNQINKSDTFKKEYFAQVDGVITDEAVDQLSNGVEISVNGKPYLTSSCEVRRLDAIPELPSTNQKIRDDRHGPSSWISIILNEGKFRQVRKMTSAVGFPTLRLARVRIGSYSIENMNSGEVIELDDNQLRTAIS; this is translated from the coding sequence ATGAACCATCGACATTTTCTAATATATAAGCCTTATAAGATGGTAAGTCAATTTATTACCAACGACAGGCATCAGAGAAAAAAACGATTTTTAGGAGAGTTATTTGATTTTCCAGAAGATTGCATGGCCGTAGGAAGGTTAGACGAAACTAGTGAAGGCCTCTTAATCATCACTACTGATGGTCAATTGAGTAATCAAATTAATAAATCAGATACTTTTAAAAAAGAATACTTTGCTCAAGTTGATGGTGTAATTACTGATGAAGCAGTAGATCAACTTTCGAATGGCGTCGAGATTTCAGTAAATGGAAAACCATATTTAACTAGTTCTTGCGAGGTAAGAAGATTGGATGCAATCCCTGAACTTCCATCTACAAACCAAAAAATCAGAGATGATCGCCATGGGCCGTCAAGCTGGATTTCCATAATATTGAATGAAGGGAAATTTAGGCAAGTGCGTAAAATGACGAGCGCCGTAGGATTTCCTACATTAAGATTGGCTCGAGTTAGAATCGGAAGCTATTCTATAGAAAATATGAATAGTGGCGAAGTTATAGAACTTGATGACAATCAGCTTAGAACAGCTATTTCTTAA